Proteins from one Oncorhynchus gorbuscha isolate QuinsamMale2020 ecotype Even-year linkage group LG18, OgorEven_v1.0, whole genome shotgun sequence genomic window:
- the tecrb gene encoding trans-2,3-enoyl-CoA reductase b translates to MDTVVLEGATHKKAGPGVSQGCQHPLLNGPKLRRLRKLWAFEVEILDAKTKDKLCFLDKILNVHYYINHPLYTPPTIYGEQQVRIALIIFLFCQVGNFSIHIALRNLRPPGSKTRKIPYPTKNPFTWIFLLVSCPNYTYELGSWFGFTLMTQCLPVAFFTAVGFIQMTVWAKGKHRSYLKEFRDYPPLRSPILPFVL, encoded by the exons ATGGATACCGTAGTACTAGAGGGGGCTACCCACAAAAAGGCTGGTCCCGGAGTGTCCCAGGGGTGCCAGCACCCACTGTTAAACGGCCCAAAGCTAAGAAGGCTAAGAAAGCTGTGGGCTTTTGAGGTGGAGATTCTGGATGCCAAGACCAAGGACAAACTCTGCTTCCTGGACAAG ATCCTCAATG TACACTACTATATCAACCaccctctatatacaccaccta CAATCTATGGTGAGCAGCAGGTCAGGATTGCCCTCATCATCTTTCTG ttctgtcaggttggaaacTTCTCCATCCATATCGCCCTGCGGAACCTCCGCCCACCAG gaTCTAAGACCAGGAAGATCCCCTACCCCACTAAGAACCCCTTCACCTGGATCTTCCTGCTGGTCTCCTGTCCCAACTACACCTATGAG ctGGGCTCGTGGTTCGGCTTCACCTTGATGACTCAGTGTCTGCCGGTGGCTTTCTTCACGGCGGTGGGCTTCATCCAGATGACAGTGTGGGCCAAGGGGAAGCACCGCAGCTACCTGAAAGAGTTCCGAGACTACCCTCCCCTTCGCTCGCCCATCCTCCCCTTCGTCCTCTAG